The Streptomyces sp. HUAS MG91 sequence GCCGAACGCCAGCTGCTCCTGCGGCGCCGGGGCCGGGCGTCCCGACTCCAGCGCGCCGCGCGCCGCCTTGCGCAGCACCTTCAGCATCCGCGACGAGCCCTTCACGCGGGCGACCGCCGGGCTGTCGTACTCCGTGGCCTCCGCGCCGCCGGGACCGTCGTACAGCGAGCCGACCGCGCGGATCGCGACCTGGCCCTCCTCGCCGAGCGAGGGCAGCACGCCCTCGGTGTACGCCACGAGCAGCGGCGTCGGCGACACGATGAGGATGCCGCCCGCGTACCGGCGGCGGTCCTGGTACAGCAGGTAGGCCGCGCGGTGCAGGGCGACCGCCGTCTTGCCGGTGCCGGGCCCGCCCTCCACGTACGTCACCGAGGCGGCGGGCGCGCGGATGACCAGGTCCTGCTCGGCCTGGATGGAGGCGACGATGTCGCGCATGGAGTGGCTGCGGGCCTGGCCGAGCGCGGCCATCAGGGCGCCGTCGCCGATCGCCGGCAGCTCCTCGCCGTCGAGGAACGCGGTCAGCTCCGGGCGCATCAGGTCGTCCTCGACGCCCAGCACCCTGCGCCCCTTGGACCGGATGACCCGGCGGCGCACCACCCGGCCGGGGTCCACGGGCGTCGAGCGGTAGAACGGGGCGGCCGCCGGGGCCCGCCAGTCGATCACCAGCGGCGAGTAGTCCGCGTCGAGGACGCCGATCCGGCCGATGTGCAGGGTCTCGGCGATGTCGGCCGTGCCGTCCTCCCGCACGGCGCCCTCGGCGGGCTCGACCGCGGTGTAGGCCCCGTCGGGGCCCTTCTTGCCGTCCTTGCCGGCCAGCAGGTCGATCCGGCCGAAGAGGAAGTCCTCGAACTCGTTGTTGAGCCGGTTGAGGTGGATACCCGCGCGGAAGACCTGCGCGTCCCGCTCGGCGAGCGCGCCGGGGGTGCCGACCTGGCCGCGCTTGGCGGCGTCGTCCATGAGGAACTCCGCCTCGTGGATCTTCTCCTCCAGGCGGCGGTAGACGGCGTCGAGGTGCTGCTGTTCGACGCCGATCTCACGGTCGCGGACGGAGTCCATCGTGCTGCGGTCCACCGCTGAACCGTGCTGAGCCTGAGCGGCCACCGGGCCCCCTTCTGACGTGCTGGGCAGCCGTCAAAGGTACGCGAAAGGGGCCCGCTGAAGCTACGTACGGAAGGTCACGGCTGGGACAGGTCCTAGGCGTTCACCTCGACGAGCCGTTTGCCGTCGAGCGTCTCGACCTCGAAGTGGTCGATCTGGTCCCGGGTGAAGGCCGCGCCGCCGTGGACGTAGAGCGGGTACCTGGCGCTCTCGTGGGCGCTGCTCGTGATGCCGTAGCCCCACTTCGGGACGGCCCAGGTGGTGACCGTCTCGCGTTCGCCGTTCTTGCCGACCGCGACGAGGGAGCACTTCAGCGGGCCCTTGACGTTCTTCAGCTCCAGGACCGTGTGGGTGCCCCAGGCCTTCTTCTCCATGCCGACCGTCGCGCTCACGTTCGTCGTGGCGTCGGTCGCCTCCACCTTGTCGGTGATGTGGTGGAAGGCGTCCTCGGCGGGGCCCGCGGCGTGCGCGGTGACGGGCTTGCCGCCGTCGTCGCCGGTCGCCGCCAGGACGGTCAGCGGGCCGCCGACGATCAGGGCCGCGGCGGCGGCCACCAGGTACAGGCCCCGGCGCCGCCGCCGCGCCCGCTTGCGGGCCACCTCGTCGACCAGCGTCTCCGCGAGCCGCGGGCTCGGCCGGGCCGCGAGGGACTCCCCGACCACCGGGGTGGCGCGGCCGGGCGGCACGTCGGCGAGGGCGGCGAGCATCGGGCCCATGCCCGCGAACTCCTCCAGCTGCCGCGCGCACCGCTCGCAGCCCGCCAGGTGCGCCTCGAACGCGGTCGCCTCGGCATCGTCGAGGACGCCGAGCGCGTAGGCACCGACCGTCTCGTGCACATCGCCGGACGGCTGCTCCCCGTAGTCGCCGAATCCCCCGTGTCCCCCGTGTCCGAACGTCATGCCGTCACCCCCCGCTCCTCCAGCGCCAGCTTCATCGAGCGCAGGGCGTAGAACACCCGTGAGCGCACCGTTCCGCTGGGGATGCCGAGCGTCTCGGCCGCCTCGTTGACCGTACGCCCCTTGAAGTACGTCTCCACGAGTACTTCCCGGTGGGCCGGGGTCAGATCCTCCAGGGCATCGGACAGCGTCATCAGCCACAGCGCCTTGTCGATCTCGTCCTCCGCGGGGATGACCTCCAGCGGCGACGGATCGACCTCCTGCGGCCGGGCCTGCCGGCTGCGGTGGCCGTCGATGACGATGCGCCGGGCGACCGTCACCAGCCAGGGGCGTACCGAACCGGTCGCACGGTTGAGCTGACCGGCGTTCTTCCAGGCACGGATGAGCGTCTCCTGCACGACGTCCTCGGCACGCTGCCGGTCCCCCGCCACCAGCCGCAGCACATAGGCCAGCAGGGGACGCGCGTGCTCGGCGTAGAGCGCGCGCATCAGCTCCTCGTCCGGCTCCGGGGGCCGCGGCGCTCGATGTCGGGCCCGGGGCGGGCGTTCATCGGCCACGGCGGAATCCTTGCGCACGCCTACCTCCGGTGTCCCCAGTTCTGCCATGTCCTGTGGCTGGGCTCACGACGGTGATACGCAGACGAACACGCGCGTGTTCAAAGGGAGTTGAGATGCACCGTGCACATGGATGGACGCTAGGCGCGGGCCAGGGCGGCGCGGCGGCGGTGTCTGGCCACCCGTTCGCGGTTGCCGCACACCTCGCTGGAGCACCAGCGGCGGCGGCGCCCGCGCGAGGTGTCGAGGTAGATGATCGGGCAGTTGTCGCCCTCGCACTGGCGCAGCGCGCCGCGGGCGGACGGGTCGGTGAGCAGATCCACCGTGTCCCGGGCGACGGCCGCGAGCAGCGCCGGACAGCCGGGGGCGGCGTACAGGGAGCGGACCAGCGTGCCGTCGGCGGTGCGGACGGCACAGGGCGCGGGCGGGGCGGCGCGGGCGAGGAGGTTGACGCGGTCCAGGGCGACGGGCGCGGGCCGGCCCGCGAGTTCGCCGCGGACCAACAGACCGACGTGGCGCCGTAGTTCGTGGAACGCGGCGAGCCAGGACGTGGCCGGGGCGAGGTCGGCGCCCGCCGGTACCAGACCGGCGCCGACCAGCCAGGCCCGCAGGCTGTCGGGGGAGGGGAGGCGTTCGACGGGGTGCGCGGTGGCGACCAGATCCAGGCAGAGGCGTCCGGAGTCGAACCGCAGCTCCCAGAGTGCGGGGCGAGAGGGGTGGGGGGACCCTGTGGGTACTGCTGCCATGTCCTCTACAGTGCCCGCCCCGGGGCGCGGCCGGAACCCCCGCAACCGCGGGGCTACTTCGGGATGTGCGACGGCGGGTCGTCGTGCAGGAGCAGCGCGAAGCGGAAGTGGTCGCGCCAGGCGCCGTTGATGTGCAGGTACTTGGGCGACATCCCGAACCGCTCGAAGCCGCACTTGGCGAGCACCCGCTGGGACGCGAGGTTGTCGGTGAGGGTGCCCGCCTCCACGCGGTGCAGGCCGAGCTCGTCGCGGCAGATGCGGATCATCTCCTCGACCGCGGCCGTGGTCAGGCCGCGGCCCGCGTACCCGCCGTCGATCCAGTAGCCGAGGCTGGCGCTGCACAGCGGGCCCATGACGATGCCGCTGAGCGTGAGCCGGCCCACCACGATCCCGTCGGCCGCCTTGTCGACCAGCACCCAGGTGGCGCTGCCGGCGGCGTCGAGCCGGGACACCTGGCCCTCGGCGGTGTAGAACTCCGGTTCGCGGTGGGGCTCCGTGGCGCGCAGATGGTCGATGTTGCGGACCTGGGCGTCGGCCAGGGCCTGGGCGTCGTCGACCGTGGCGCGACGCATCTCGATGTCGGGGGCGATCAGCATGTGCGTACGGTACGAGGCGGTCGGGGGCGCTTGATGTCGGGGGTGCGGCTCCGGTGGGGGCTGGTCGCGCGGGGAACCGCGCGAGAAGCGGCCACCGGCCCGCAGCCGACGTACGGCCCAGGGGCGCGGGGAACCGCGCGTCACGGCTGCGGCCCCGTCCCGCTAACCCACGGAGTACTTGGTGTCCGCCGCCGGGTCCAGCGCGAGGCGGTACCCCCGCTTGACCACGGTCTGGATCAGCCTGGGCGCGCCCAGGGCCGAGCGGAGACGGGCCATCGCGGTCTCCACGGCGTGCTCGTCGCGCCCGGCGCCGGGCAGCACGCGCAGCAGATCGGCCCGGGACACCACCCACCCGGGCCGCCGGGCGAGGGCGCGGAGAAGCGACATCCCGGCGGGCGGCACCGGCCGCAGCTCCCCGTCGACGAGCACGGCATGCCCGCGGATCTCCATCCGGTGCCCGGCGGTCGGCAACGTCCGCGCACGGCCGGGCAGTTCGAGGCAGAGCAGCTGCACCAGCGGCCCGAGCCGGAAGCGCTCCGGCTGCACCGTCTCCACCCCGCGCCCCTGCAACGGCAGCGCGGTCACCGGCCCCACGCAGGCGGGCACGACGTCGTGGCGCAGAGCGGAGAGGAGTTCGGGCAGCAGGCCGCGCTCCTCGGCGCGGGCCAGCAGCGAGGCGGCGGCCGGCGCCGAGGTGAACGTCAGCGCGTCCACGCCGCGGGCGACCGTCGCGTCGAGGAGCCGGTCCACGGGCCCTATGTCCTCCGGCGGCATCCAGCGGTAGACGGGGACGCCGACGACCTCGGCGCCCGCCTCCCTGAGCGCCTCCACGAAACCGGGCAGCGGCTCCCCGTGCAGCTGGATGGCGACGCGGCGGCCCTCCACCCCTTCCCCGAGGAGCCGTTCGAGGACCTCCGCCATCGACTCCGACGACGGCGACCACTCCTCGGTGAGCCCCGCGGCGCGGATCGCGCCCTTCACCTTCGGCCCGCGCGCGAGGAGTTCGACGCTGCCGAGCCGCGCGAGCAGGGCGTCGCCGAGCCCCCAGCCGTCCGCCGCCTCCACCCAGCCGCGGAACCCGATCGCGGTCGTCGCGATCACCACGTCGGGCGCGTGGTCTATCAACTTCTTGGTGGCGGCGAGGAGTTCGCTGTCGTCGGCGAGCGGCACGATCCGCAGCGCGGGCGCGTGCAGCACGGCGGCACCGCGCCGCTTCAGCAGCGCGCCCAGTTCGTCGGCCCGGCGCGCGGCGGTCACCCCGACGGTGAAGCCCGCGAGCGGTCCGTGGGCCGGTACCGGGTCGGCCCCGGCGGCCTGCTGTTCGTCGTACATGCTGGTTCTCGTCCCGCTCGACGGTCGTCCCGTACACGCCTGGTCACAGTGTGGCGTCGTCCGAGCCTGCCAACGCTCCGTGACAGACCCGGATCAGCATGATTGCGTACGTGTTACGGGAGCATCTCTCACACTTCGGCGTAGCTGAGCTGCGGCTTCGCCTCCGTGGCGGGAGTCGTGCCGGAGCGGGCGGCCGGGCGGCGAAGGTATACGGCCCATGTCACGGCGAAGCACACCGCGTAGAAGACGAGGAAGGCCACGAAGGCGCCGGTACCGGTGCCGGCCGTCTGGAAGGACTGCCGGAAGGCCAGGTTGATGCCGAGGCCGCCGAGCGCGCCGACCGCGCCGATCAGGCCCATCGAGGCGCCGGAAAGACGCCGCCCGAAGGCCGCC is a genomic window containing:
- a CDS encoding zf-HC2 domain-containing protein, with the protein product MTFGHGGHGGFGDYGEQPSGDVHETVGAYALGVLDDAEATAFEAHLAGCERCARQLEEFAGMGPMLAALADVPPGRATPVVGESLAARPSPRLAETLVDEVARKRARRRRRGLYLVAAAAALIVGGPLTVLAATGDDGGKPVTAHAAGPAEDAFHHITDKVEATDATTNVSATVGMEKKAWGTHTVLELKNVKGPLKCSLVAVGKNGERETVTTWAVPKWGYGITSSAHESARYPLYVHGGAAFTRDQIDHFEVETLDGKRLVEVNA
- a CDS encoding sigma-70 family RNA polymerase sigma factor, with protein sequence MAELGTPEVGVRKDSAVADERPPRARHRAPRPPEPDEELMRALYAEHARPLLAYVLRLVAGDRQRAEDVVQETLIRAWKNAGQLNRATGSVRPWLVTVARRIVIDGHRSRQARPQEVDPSPLEVIPAEDEIDKALWLMTLSDALEDLTPAHREVLVETYFKGRTVNEAAETLGIPSGTVRSRVFYALRSMKLALEERGVTA
- a CDS encoding ABATE domain-containing protein translates to MAAVPTGSPHPSRPALWELRFDSGRLCLDLVATAHPVERLPSPDSLRAWLVGAGLVPAGADLAPATSWLAAFHELRRHVGLLVRGELAGRPAPVALDRVNLLARAAPPAPCAVRTADGTLVRSLYAAPGCPALLAAVARDTVDLLTDPSARGALRQCEGDNCPIIYLDTSRGRRRRWCSSEVCGNRERVARHRRRAALARA
- a CDS encoding GNAT family protein, whose amino-acid sequence is MLIAPDIEMRRATVDDAQALADAQVRNIDHLRATEPHREPEFYTAEGQVSRLDAAGSATWVLVDKAADGIVVGRLTLSGIVMGPLCSASLGYWIDGGYAGRGLTTAAVEEMIRICRDELGLHRVEAGTLTDNLASQRVLAKCGFERFGMSPKYLHINGAWRDHFRFALLLHDDPPSHIPK
- a CDS encoding uroporphyrinogen-III synthase — its product is MYDEQQAAGADPVPAHGPLAGFTVGVTAARRADELGALLKRRGAAVLHAPALRIVPLADDSELLAATKKLIDHAPDVVIATTAIGFRGWVEAADGWGLGDALLARLGSVELLARGPKVKGAIRAAGLTEEWSPSSESMAEVLERLLGEGVEGRRVAIQLHGEPLPGFVEALREAGAEVVGVPVYRWMPPEDIGPVDRLLDATVARGVDALTFTSAPAAASLLARAEERGLLPELLSALRHDVVPACVGPVTALPLQGRGVETVQPERFRLGPLVQLLCLELPGRARTLPTAGHRMEIRGHAVLVDGELRPVPPAGMSLLRALARRPGWVVSRADLLRVLPGAGRDEHAVETAMARLRSALGAPRLIQTVVKRGYRLALDPAADTKYSVG